The following coding sequences are from one Methanococcoides orientis window:
- a CDS encoding RNA ligase partner protein, with amino-acid sequence MMGIEDLCEGMRTILELIAESRLHLQISCYVPFPSVYKELHEFAKNNDCDDEVIAKIDTWLVKKTPDRHDVKIPSHIFHEYVAYMRERINKGMNVAEEAIREASVQCLSVNPEMDAGYDMDNVIDRELIGGIVGKFRNKYRSALRYGILDSAPDIDVLLLAKELDAAVVASDYGIQKWAEQLGVRFVPATTFPMMLQEYLKHTPSKSNDRK; translated from the coding sequence ATGATGGGGATTGAGGATCTTTGCGAGGGGATGCGTACAATACTGGAACTGATAGCAGAATCAAGGCTCCATCTACAGATAAGCTGTTATGTTCCATTCCCGTCCGTATACAAGGAACTTCATGAGTTTGCAAAGAACAACGATTGTGACGATGAGGTCATTGCAAAGATAGATACATGGCTTGTCAAAAAAACACCGGACAGGCATGATGTGAAGATACCATCCCATATTTTCCACGAGTATGTTGCATACATGCGCGAGCGTATCAACAAAGGCATGAACGTGGCAGAAGAAGCCATCAGGGAAGCTTCCGTACAATGCCTTTCTGTCAACCCCGAAATGGATGCGGGCTATGACATGGATAATGTGATCGATCGCGAGCTTATTGGTGGCATAGTAGGCAAGTTCAGGAACAAGTACCGTTCAGCACTTCGATATGGAATCCTTGACAGCGCACCGGACATTGATGTGCTGCTGCTTGCAAAGGAGCTGGATGCTGCAGTTGTTGCAAGTGATTACGGGATCCAGAAATGGGCAGAACAACTTGGAGTCAGGTTCGTACCTGCAACAACATTTCCAATGATGCTACAGGAATACCTTAAGCACACGCCTTCGAAAAGTAACGACAGAAAGTGA
- a CDS encoding geranylgeranylglycerol-phosphate geranylgeranyltransferase: MRSYLELMRGGNCAMAAFAALVGVLIAYNILSSAGSAASLSFYDASLVFFIVFFVTGAGNGLNDYFDIDIDTVNKPSRPIPSGRVSLKSALYFSLILFGAGIAMAFLVNVLCGIIAMLNSLVLILYAKSLKRTPFFGNASVGYLTGSTFLFGGAVFGMEGLQAVVVLFLLATLATIAREIVKDIEDVEGDKKEGARTLPILIGSKKASYVAAVFGLIAMLASPVPYLQSILNERYLFVVAIADIFFLIAVYQILGKNDAARSSKLFKFAMLFALVSFIVGA; this comes from the coding sequence ATGCGATCCTATCTCGAACTGATGCGTGGCGGCAACTGTGCAATGGCAGCTTTTGCTGCACTGGTCGGTGTCCTGATAGCATACAACATTCTCTCATCAGCAGGTTCAGCTGCATCGCTTTCATTTTACGATGCATCGCTTGTCTTTTTCATTGTCTTTTTCGTCACAGGTGCCGGGAACGGGCTTAACGATTATTTTGATATCGACATAGATACCGTGAACAAGCCTTCAAGGCCGATCCCCTCTGGCAGGGTTTCATTAAAGAGTGCCCTTTATTTCTCTCTCATACTTTTTGGTGCAGGGATCGCAATGGCATTTCTTGTCAATGTGCTTTGTGGCATCATTGCCATGCTAAATTCACTTGTTTTGATACTCTATGCAAAGAGCCTGAAACGAACTCCCTTCTTCGGCAATGCTTCGGTAGGTTACCTTACGGGGTCTACATTCCTTTTCGGCGGTGCAGTTTTCGGCATGGAAGGTCTCCAGGCAGTAGTTGTTCTTTTCCTGCTGGCAACGCTTGCTACCATCGCTCGTGAGATCGTAAAGGACATCGAGGATGTGGAAGGCGACAAAAAAGAAGGTGCAAGAACATTGCCGATCCTTATCGGTTCAAAGAAAGCATCCTATGTGGCAGCAGTTTTTGGTCTTATAGCCATGCTGGCAAGCCCTGTGCCCTATCTTCAATCAATACTGAACGAAAGATACCTTTTCGTTGTGGCAATTGCAGACATCTTCTTCCTCATAGCGGTCTATCAGATACTTGGAAAGAATGATGCTGCACGCTCTTCTAAATTATTTAAGTTCGCAATGCTCTTCGCATTGGTCTCGTTCATCGTTGGTGCTTAA
- the nadA gene encoding quinolinate synthase NadA codes for MEKSSDHMQDRQTIINKIRSLKKERNAVILAHCYARDEVQDIADFVGDSLGLSQEAVDQDADVIVFCGVSFMAESAAVLSPEKTVLMPDADANCPMAAMVDVPSLREMKKKHPDAMVVCYVNTRADVKAESDICCTSANAVEVVNSLDADEIIFVPDKNLAAYVAKHTEKKIIPWNGYCPVHNQILEEDALKAMHDHPDAEMIAHPECRFQVLEEADHVFSTTGMLKYVKNSSCNDFIISTEQGIMHQLELENPEKIFYPVSRFAFCSDMKMINLEAVLRSLENMEHVVTVPEDIRLGAKRSLDRMLEVKRSR; via the coding sequence ATTGAAAAATCAAGTGATCATATGCAGGACAGGCAAACCATCATCAATAAGATCAGATCGTTAAAAAAAGAGCGCAATGCCGTGATCCTGGCTCATTGCTATGCACGTGATGAAGTTCAGGATATTGCAGATTTTGTAGGCGACTCTCTTGGATTGAGTCAGGAAGCAGTCGATCAGGATGCCGATGTGATCGTGTTTTGTGGTGTAAGCTTCATGGCTGAAAGCGCTGCGGTCCTCTCTCCTGAAAAGACGGTTCTTATGCCGGATGCAGATGCGAACTGTCCCATGGCGGCAATGGTGGATGTGCCATCTCTTCGTGAGATGAAGAAAAAGCATCCTGATGCAATGGTGGTCTGCTATGTTAACACAAGGGCCGATGTCAAGGCTGAAAGTGATATCTGCTGTACATCGGCCAATGCGGTGGAAGTTGTGAACTCATTGGATGCAGATGAGATCATCTTCGTTCCGGACAAGAACCTTGCAGCTTATGTTGCAAAACACACTGAAAAGAAGATAATTCCGTGGAACGGTTACTGCCCTGTACACAACCAGATCCTTGAAGAAGATGCTCTGAAGGCAATGCACGATCATCCGGATGCAGAAATGATAGCACATCCTGAATGCCGCTTTCAGGTACTTGAGGAGGCAGACCACGTGTTCAGTACCACAGGCATGCTGAAGTATGTAAAGAATTCTTCATGCAATGATTTTATCATTTCCACAGAGCAGGGAATAATGCACCAGCTGGAACTTGAGAACCCCGAAAAAATATTCTATCCAGTTTCCAGATTTGCCTTCTGCTCTGACATGAAGATGATCAACCTGGAAGCAGTACTGCGTTCACTGGAGAACATGGAACATGTTGTGACAGTACCGGAAGACATACGTTTGGGTGCAAAACGGTCCCTTGACCGCATGTTAGAGGTCAAACGTAGCAGGTAA
- a CDS encoding aspartate dehydrogenase, whose protein sequence is MLKIGVFGCGAIGTELCKAIDSGHIDVELYAVYDRHEQATIDLKEQLRNVDPKVLEIVEMVKHVDLVVECASQQAVYEVVPTALHAKCDVMSISVGAFADQNLLKTTTDLAKEYDCKIYLPSGAIAGLDGLKSASAKTIYSVTLTTEKHPRSLAGAPYVIQNNIDLDAITGKTVIFDGMASEAVKAFPANVNVAASLSIAGIGFDRTKVRIVANPALSRNIHEITVEGEFGMFTSRVENVPAPTNPKTSYLAALSAISTLKKIASPLQVGT, encoded by the coding sequence ATGCTAAAGATCGGAGTGTTCGGATGTGGAGCTATCGGTACCGAACTTTGCAAAGCTATCGATTCCGGCCACATAGATGTCGAACTGTATGCAGTGTATGACAGACACGAACAGGCAACAATTGATTTGAAAGAACAGCTCAGGAACGTGGATCCGAAAGTTCTTGAGATCGTAGAGATGGTAAAGCATGTTGACCTTGTGGTAGAATGTGCGTCCCAGCAGGCAGTCTACGAAGTAGTTCCTACTGCTCTTCATGCAAAGTGTGATGTCATGTCTATAAGTGTAGGAGCTTTTGCTGATCAGAATCTCCTTAAAACTACCACTGACCTTGCAAAGGAGTATGACTGCAAGATATACCTGCCCTCAGGAGCAATTGCAGGTCTGGATGGCTTAAAATCCGCATCTGCAAAAACGATCTATTCGGTTACACTGACCACGGAGAAGCATCCCAGAAGCCTTGCAGGGGCACCCTATGTTATCCAGAACAACATAGATCTTGATGCTATCACAGGAAAGACCGTGATATTTGATGGTATGGCATCAGAAGCCGTCAAAGCTTTTCCTGCCAACGTTAACGTTGCAGCTTCCCTGAGCATTGCAGGTATCGGTTTTGACAGAACGAAGGTCAGGATCGTTGCAAATCCTGCGCTTTCAAGGAACATCCATGAAATTACTGTGGAAGGAGAGTTCGGAATGTTCACAAGCCGTGTGGAGAACGTCCCGGCCCCGACAAACCCCAAAACAAGTTACCTGGCGGCCCTGTCAGCGATATCCACGTTAAAGAAGATCGCATCTCCGCTTCAGGTAGGCACATAA
- the nadC gene encoding carboxylating nicotinate-nucleotide diphosphorylase, with protein sequence MILNCEIERFISEDLGANDISCTLVPETKINAIIFAKEDCVVAGIEVAQKIMEYFGIQTHTELVEGNEIKAGDTIFKITGNSVAILRAERLVLNFLGHLTGIATLTHRYVQTVRQYSDTKVAGTRKTTPGIRKFEKLAIIAGGGDPHRFDLSDAIMIKDNHRNAMGLENAIISAKELAGFTQKIDVEVETAEDAITAARLGVDIIMFDNMLPGQVIHTLEKLKREGVRDDVIIEVSGGINLDNISEYAKTGVDVISVGSLVHKAEWTDISLELVETDM encoded by the coding sequence ATGATACTGAACTGTGAGATAGAACGATTCATCAGTGAAGATCTTGGGGCTAACGATATTTCCTGCACCCTTGTTCCTGAAACAAAGATCAATGCGATAATTTTTGCAAAAGAGGATTGTGTTGTCGCAGGGATAGAAGTTGCACAAAAGATAATGGAATACTTTGGTATCCAGACACATACGGAACTTGTGGAAGGGAATGAGATCAAAGCAGGGGATACGATATTTAAGATAACTGGAAACTCCGTAGCAATATTACGTGCCGAACGCCTTGTCCTGAACTTCCTGGGACATCTGACCGGAATTGCGACACTTACCCACAGATATGTACAGACCGTCAGGCAGTATTCGGATACAAAGGTGGCCGGGACCAGGAAAACAACTCCGGGGATCAGAAAGTTCGAAAAGCTTGCCATTATTGCAGGTGGAGGAGATCCTCACAGGTTCGATCTCTCAGATGCCATTATGATCAAGGACAACCACAGGAACGCCATGGGTCTTGAGAACGCGATCATTTCCGCCAAAGAACTGGCCGGATTCACACAGAAGATAGATGTGGAGGTCGAAACCGCAGAAGATGCCATCACAGCGGCACGACTGGGTGTAGACATTATAATGTTCGACAACATGTTACCCGGACAGGTGATCCATACGCTGGAAAAATTGAAGCGTGAAGGGGTCAGGGACGATGTCATAATTGAGGTTTCAGGAGGCATAAACCTGGACAACATTTCAGAATATGCCAAGACAGGCGTTGATGTGATATCTGTGGGTTCACTGGTGCATAAAGCAGAGTGGACGGATATCAGTCTTGAATTGGTAGAAACTGATATGTGA
- a CDS encoding DUF11 domain-containing protein, with the protein MFRSKNLFVTIVAIALIALMFTSSASAKDVLFNGSIEEGDGYQINNIVIDIAEVFVDAGTCVFKVYDQDELIHDKMLNEEDSFSFDVEEGTIEFTLDAVIGGMVPRATMSITIDDDDAVYLDKIIDGGHDKAEFSGTPELKITKEVSSYSVEQGDVVTIKVVVRNDGDGRATEVRFTDPKPAGFILQEITLEEAGPMSIDKYEERIIFLYKLQANEPGTFELKPTVATFSNEADLDFPQITSNRPVVTVTGEEKVAELEFSTSMNTRSVQRGDDVEVTINIRNIGEASANGVVLNIQIPEGLDFESTSDNIEMINNVPKVYIENFGLNQEKEIKYNIKPTEVGTYTITTEYSYQYESGSSKGPEVVSGELTTNSLTVAKGEYDVLFEQPLYVYAIPLVFILAIGGWIFYRSKQYKY; encoded by the coding sequence ATGTTTCGGTCTAAAAATTTGTTTGTGACGATAGTGGCGATAGCATTGATAGCTTTGATGTTCACATCGAGTGCATCTGCCAAAGATGTCTTGTTCAACGGAAGCATAGAGGAAGGAGACGGATACCAGATCAATAATATAGTGATCGATATTGCCGAGGTGTTCGTAGATGCTGGCACCTGTGTTTTCAAAGTATATGATCAGGATGAACTGATACATGACAAAATGCTTAACGAGGAAGACTCGTTCTCTTTTGACGTGGAAGAAGGAACTATAGAATTCACATTGGACGCCGTGATCGGAGGAATGGTGCCACGTGCAACAATGTCAATTACCATAGATGATGACGATGCAGTTTATCTGGATAAGATAATTGATGGTGGCCATGATAAGGCAGAATTCTCAGGTACACCTGAACTGAAGATAACAAAGGAAGTAAGTTCCTATAGCGTAGAGCAGGGCGATGTTGTCACGATCAAAGTAGTGGTCAGGAACGACGGAGACGGAAGAGCTACTGAGGTTCGTTTTACTGATCCGAAGCCTGCCGGATTTATCTTGCAGGAGATTACTCTTGAAGAAGCAGGTCCAATGTCAATAGACAAATATGAAGAAAGGATCATTTTCCTCTATAAGCTACAGGCAAATGAACCAGGCACATTTGAACTTAAACCCACTGTTGCAACATTCTCCAATGAAGCAGATCTGGACTTCCCACAGATTACCTCGAACAGACCTGTTGTTACGGTCACTGGCGAAGAGAAAGTAGCAGAACTTGAGTTCTCCACTTCAATGAACACCAGAAGCGTGCAAAGAGGCGATGATGTAGAGGTCACAATCAATATCAGGAACATCGGTGAAGCCTCTGCAAATGGTGTCGTATTGAACATCCAGATCCCCGAAGGACTTGATTTTGAAAGCACCAGTGATAACATTGAAATGATCAATAATGTACCAAAAGTATATATTGAGAACTTTGGCCTGAATCAGGAAAAAGAGATCAAATACAATATCAAGCCAACTGAAGTGGGAACTTATACAATTACAACAGAATATTCATACCAGTATGAAAGTGGTAGTTCTAAAGGACCAGAGGTTGTCAGCGGGGAGCTAACTACAAACTCACTCACTGTGGCAAAAGGTGAATATGATGTGCTTTTCGAACAGCCTTTGTATGTGTATGCCATTCCATTAGTGTTCATTCTTGCAATAGGAGGATGGATCTTCTACCGTTCTAAGCAATACAAATACTGA
- a CDS encoding cell division protein FtsZ: protein MLNILVIGNGQCGNRILDAINKEAFGGKSKFAKFYSQQKYKSNVETIAINTAMNDLKEMRFTKAKDRLHIPHLHGVGANRNVGKHVFEDNKANIMRQIEERGNFDIGFVLTSASGGTGSSFTPPLIEELKKNYDFPIYAVVVLPFREEGTLYLQNAAFCLKDIRDSGVDGIILADNQFLKQMGGDVQSAYNTINDMIAKRILFLLDALDSEMMMVTDLGDFKTVMSGGAGLATIGFYEADKGTPIKSTIQKALSPSGLLFSTDVYKEGSRAMVIIKGDKSYLSIDEISTEVEKLSSSVGHVFKGIIVRKGESPQVLAVLTLEVAEELENLYSVAVDAIHQEREKKTRVTEQKGVDRAFSQIDGLEPDY, encoded by the coding sequence TTGCTCAATATACTTGTCATAGGAAATGGTCAATGTGGTAACCGTATCCTTGATGCGATAAACAAAGAGGCTTTTGGTGGTAAAAGCAAATTTGCAAAGTTCTACTCACAGCAGAAATATAAGAGCAATGTTGAGACAATAGCGATCAACACTGCAATGAACGACCTGAAAGAAATGAGGTTCACCAAAGCAAAGGACAGATTGCATATCCCTCACCTTCACGGAGTCGGTGCAAACCGCAATGTCGGCAAGCATGTCTTTGAAGATAACAAAGCAAACATCATGCGCCAGATCGAGGAAAGGGGAAACTTCGATATCGGCTTTGTGCTCACGTCTGCATCAGGCGGAACAGGATCATCCTTTACACCTCCGCTTATCGAGGAACTGAAGAAGAACTATGATTTCCCGATCTATGCTGTCGTTGTCCTCCCTTTCAGGGAAGAGGGGACGCTCTACCTTCAGAATGCGGCATTCTGCCTGAAGGATATACGTGACAGCGGAGTTGACGGTATAATACTTGCTGATAACCAGTTCCTCAAACAAATGGGAGGAGATGTACAGTCAGCATACAACACCATCAATGATATGATCGCAAAGCGCATCCTATTCCTTCTCGATGCACTGGATAGCGAAATGATGATGGTGACCGATCTTGGGGACTTCAAGACAGTTATGAGTGGGGGTGCGGGGCTTGCAACCATCGGTTTCTATGAAGCCGATAAGGGAACGCCGATCAAGTCAACGATACAAAAAGCACTTTCACCTTCAGGACTTCTGTTCTCCACTGATGTTTACAAGGAAGGCAGCAGGGCAATGGTCATCATAAAAGGTGACAAGTCATACCTGAGCATTGACGAGATATCCACAGAAGTTGAAAAATTGTCATCATCTGTAGGTCATGTTTTCAAAGGTATCATTGTCAGGAAAGGAGAAAGTCCCCAAGTACTTGCTGTGCTGACACTGGAAGTTGCAGAAGAACTTGAAAACCTTTATTCTGTTGCCGTAGATGCGATCCATCAGGAACGCGAAAAGAAAACAAGGGTTACCGAGCAGAAAGGAGTCGATCGGGCATTCTCCCAGATCGATGGGCTTGAGCCTGATTATTAA
- a CDS encoding ABC transporter ATP-binding protein — protein sequence MNSEPNIIEIRDLTKIYTDGLGVKALDGLNMTVKRGEFLSIIGPSGSGKSTLLHMIGILDTPTSGTILIDGENVTTMSDKERSSARNEMLGFIFQYHHLLPDFSALENVMMPLLIAGKSKREAEKIAIDILKEVGLEERMDHRPNQLSGGQNQRVAVARALANDPKIVIGDEPTGNLDSHSSDKIYELLRKLNKEHNQTFILVTHDENMAAKTDRIVRIVDGKIVNE from the coding sequence ATGAACAGTGAACCCAACATAATCGAGATACGAGACCTTACCAAGATATATACCGATGGGCTTGGGGTCAAAGCACTTGACGGACTGAACATGACCGTTAAACGCGGAGAGTTCCTTTCAATAATCGGCCCTTCCGGGTCAGGAAAGAGCACTTTACTTCATATGATAGGCATACTGGATACCCCTACCAGCGGAACCATCCTGATAGACGGGGAAAATGTAACTACGATGTCTGACAAGGAACGTTCCAGTGCACGCAACGAGATGCTTGGCTTTATTTTCCAGTACCATCATCTGCTACCTGACTTTTCTGCACTTGAAAATGTCATGATGCCCCTTTTGATAGCAGGTAAAAGTAAGCGTGAAGCTGAAAAGATAGCAATCGATATTCTGAAAGAGGTCGGCCTTGAGGAAAGGATGGATCACCGGCCCAACCAACTCTCAGGAGGCCAGAACCAGAGGGTTGCGGTAGCTCGTGCACTGGCAAATGATCCAAAGATAGTAATAGGTGATGAGCCTACGGGCAATCTGGACAGCCATTCCAGTGATAAGATATATGAGCTTCTAAGAAAGCTTAACAAAGAACATAATCAGACCTTCATTCTTGTGACCCACGACGAGAACATGGCCGCAAAGACTGACCGTATCGTGCGGATAGTAGATGGAAAAATAGTCAATGAATGA
- a CDS encoding PPC domain-containing DNA-binding protein, producing the protein MQYSKGNIGRVFTVRIDTGEDLLKELEGLAEKESIGSAFFILLGAVAKGNLVIGPKENAIPPEPMWVNYSDPNEVIGVGNIFSEEGRPKIHLHTAAGRGDSVNVGCMRGESEAFMVLEVFILEISGIDANRVFDTTKGFAPITFGATK; encoded by the coding sequence ATGCAATATAGTAAAGGAAATATAGGACGTGTCTTTACCGTAAGGATAGACACTGGAGAAGACCTGCTAAAGGAACTCGAAGGACTTGCTGAAAAAGAAAGTATCGGATCTGCATTTTTCATCCTGCTGGGTGCTGTGGCTAAAGGAAACCTTGTCATCGGTCCAAAAGAGAATGCAATTCCGCCTGAGCCTATGTGGGTTAATTACTCCGACCCGAATGAAGTAATAGGGGTTGGAAATATCTTTTCAGAGGAAGGAAGACCAAAGATACATCTTCACACTGCTGCCGGTCGTGGCGATAGTGTGAATGTTGGATGCATGCGTGGAGAAAGTGAAGCTTTCATGGTACTGGAAGTATTTATATTGGAAATCTCCGGCATAGATGCTAATCGCGTTTTTGATACTACAAAAGGATTTGCCCCAATTACATTTGGAGCAACAAAATAA
- a CDS encoding transcriptional regulator — protein sequence MDDEGYEVSSLLQSIDVPRIEALSIACLFNVEELSSQEIERATGLRQPEVSVAMRVLYERGWIDERDDKRTKCRGRPAKYYSLKVDFADIIKVYEENILKMNKEKMLVIQNLLKMTT from the coding sequence ATGGATGATGAAGGGTATGAGGTATCATCACTTTTACAAAGCATTGATGTTCCGAGGATCGAAGCACTTTCGATCGCCTGTCTTTTCAATGTAGAAGAATTGAGCTCACAGGAAATCGAGAGGGCTACCGGGCTGAGGCAACCGGAGGTAAGCGTTGCCATGCGGGTTCTTTACGAACGTGGATGGATCGATGAAAGAGATGATAAAAGAACAAAGTGCAGGGGTAGGCCTGCAAAATATTATTCTCTGAAAGTGGATTTTGCAGATATAATCAAGGTATATGAGGAAAATATACTGAAAATGAATAAAGAAAAGATGTTGGTCATTCAGAATCTTCTGAAAATGACCACTTAA
- the eno gene encoding phosphopyruvate hydratase: MSYIGEEAKYTIEKVHAREILDSRGNPTVEVDIYTGRGFGRASVPSGASTGSNEALELRDKDADRYNGKGVLEAVENVNATFAKELLGMDVRNQREIDELMIALDGTDNKMTFGANAILGVSMAVAKAAADSLNMPLYRYLGGTNAFAMPVPTMNVLNGGKHAGNELSIQEFMIQPKGADTYSNALRMGTETYHALGKVLEDKYGASATNVGYEGGYAPPISMTSDALDALVSAIDEAGYTESEITIGLDAAASEFFEDGKYSIDGNMLTPAELVDYYLELVDTYPILSIEDPFHEESFEDFATLTSEAWDTIIVGDDLFVTNVERLAKGVEMDAANALLLKINQIGTISESFDAANLALRNGYSVVVSHRSAETEDPMIADISVAIGADLIKTGAPARSERTAKYNQLLRIEEDLGDSARYVQL; encoded by the coding sequence ATGAGCTATATTGGCGAAGAAGCAAAGTATACAATTGAAAAAGTACATGCCAGAGAAATCCTGGATTCCAGAGGAAATCCTACTGTTGAAGTCGATATCTACACTGGCCGCGGATTTGGAAGGGCAAGTGTGCCTTCAGGGGCATCGACCGGAAGTAATGAAGCACTCGAACTAAGGGATAAAGATGCTGACCGTTACAACGGGAAAGGCGTACTTGAAGCAGTTGAAAATGTGAACGCAACCTTTGCAAAGGAACTGCTTGGAATGGACGTTCGCAATCAGCGTGAGATCGACGAGCTGATGATCGCACTGGATGGAACCGACAACAAAATGACCTTCGGTGCCAATGCCATACTGGGCGTTTCCATGGCAGTTGCAAAAGCAGCAGCTGATTCACTTAACATGCCACTTTACCGCTACCTTGGCGGAACCAACGCATTCGCAATGCCTGTACCGACCATGAACGTGCTCAACGGTGGAAAGCACGCCGGCAATGAGCTCTCAATTCAGGAATTCATGATACAGCCAAAGGGAGCAGACACTTATTCCAATGCTTTGAGAATGGGAACCGAGACCTACCACGCACTTGGCAAGGTACTTGAAGATAAATACGGAGCATCCGCAACCAACGTCGGGTATGAGGGCGGATATGCACCACCGATCTCAATGACATCCGATGCACTGGATGCCCTTGTGTCTGCCATTGATGAGGCAGGATATACCGAATCCGAGATCACAATCGGTCTTGATGCTGCTGCATCAGAGTTCTTTGAAGATGGCAAATATTCCATCGATGGGAATATGCTCACACCTGCTGAACTTGTTGATTATTACCTTGAGCTTGTCGACACCTATCCGATCCTTTCCATTGAGGACCCGTTCCATGAAGAGTCATTCGAGGACTTTGCAACACTTACCAGTGAGGCATGGGACACAATCATCGTAGGCGATGACCTGTTCGTGACAAACGTGGAACGTCTTGCAAAGGGTGTTGAAATGGATGCTGCTAACGCACTCCTGCTCAAGATCAACCAGATAGGTACGATCTCCGAGTCATTTGATGCCGCAAACCTTGCACTGCGCAATGGATACAGCGTTGTGGTAAGCCATCGTTCCGCTGAGACCGAAGATCCAATGATCGCAGATATTTCCGTTGCAATCGGTGCTGACCTTATCAAGACAGGAGCACCTGCAAGAAGTGAGCGCACTGCAAAGTACAACCAGTTACTCAGAATAGAAGAAGATCTCGGAGATTCTGCACGTTACGTGCAGCTCTGA